One Rhododendron vialii isolate Sample 1 chromosome 2a, ASM3025357v1 genomic region harbors:
- the LOC131316492 gene encoding dof zinc finger protein DOF5.4-like, translated as MDQGRLTAGEEEEMVKQQRRAQDHSRRGKPPENNQQIQHHHQLHPQKCPRCDSLNTKFCYYNNYSLSQPRYFCKACRRYWTQGGTLRNVPVGGGCRKGKRSKASSSGGGGESSRSQSSQAPLPLPPHELQVTQNLAAKELANSGLPPMNLPYYSGGGFLSSLAAMQSLSHQPQIPFNPPLNIGGQFGSSPNLALLQGLNLPSFVSQQQHAQNQQQNDQFYQMGTQSLMQPNRALGSWDPNIINPSSTNPNASNPSGSSTSLNQNQWPDLP; from the exons ATGGATCAAGGGAGATTAACGGcaggagaagaggaggagatggTGAAGCAGCAGCGGCGGGCGCAGGATCATTCGCGGCGGGGGAAGCCGCCGGAGAATAATCAGCAGATTCAGCACCACCACCAGCTGCACCCGCAGAAGTGCCCTAGATGTGACTCGCTTAACACCAAGTTCTGCTACTACAATAATTACAGCCTCTCTCAGCCGCGTTACTTTTGCAAGGCTTGTCGCAG GTACTGGACTCAAGGCGGAACCCTAAGGAACGTACCCGTCGGGGGTGGATGCAGGAAAGGAAAGCGGAGCAAAGCCTCGTCTTCCGGAGGCGGCGGCGAGAGTTCGAGATCTCAATCTTCACAAGCACCACTGCCGCTGCCGCCGCACGAGCTCCAAGTGACTCAAAATCTTGCCGCCAAAGAGCTTGCTAATTCGGGCCTTCCCCCAATGAATTTACCATATTATTCAGGTGGCGGGTTTTTGTCTTCTCTAGCAGCTATGCAATCGTTGAGCCACCAACCTCAGATACCCTTCAATCCACCACTCAACATTGGCGGCCAATTTGGAAGCTCTCCTAATTTGGCTCTTTTGCAAGGGCTAAATTTGCCATCTTTTGTCTCCCAACAACAACATGCCCAAAATCAGCAGCAAAATGATCAGTTTTACCAAATGGGTACTCAGAGCTTGATGCAGCCAAACAGGGCCCTAGGTTCGTGGGATCCAAACATCATCAACCCCAGTTCTACTAACCCTAATGCTTCCAATCCTAGTGGGAGTAGTACTTCTCTGAAC